A portion of the Streptococcus sp. Marseille-Q6470 genome contains these proteins:
- a CDS encoding isoprenyl transferase yields the protein MFGFLKKDKVTETPAVVPAHIGVIMDGNGRWAKKRMQPRVFGHKAGMDALRTVAIAASDMGVKAMTVYAFSTENWTRPDQEVKFIMNLPVEFYDKYVPELHQKNMKIQMIGETDRLPKQTFESLKKAEELTKLNTGLILNFALNYGGRAEITQAVKLIAQDVLDAKVNPGDITEELIGEYLFTGHLPKVLRDPDLIIRTSGELRLSNFLPWQAAYSELYFTDVLWPDFDEEALKEAIAEYNRRNRRFGGV from the coding sequence ATGTTTGGATTTTTAAAAAAAGATAAAGTAACAGAAACACCAGCAGTGGTGCCAGCACATATCGGAGTTATCATGGATGGGAATGGTCGTTGGGCTAAAAAACGGATGCAGCCACGTGTCTTTGGGCATAAGGCTGGGATGGATGCTCTGAGAACGGTAGCCATTGCTGCTAGTGATATGGGTGTCAAGGCTATGACTGTTTATGCCTTCTCTACTGAAAATTGGACACGTCCAGACCAGGAAGTCAAGTTTATCATGAACTTGCCTGTTGAATTTTATGATAAGTATGTCCCCGAATTGCACCAAAAGAACATGAAGATCCAAATGATTGGGGAAACCGATCGCTTGCCAAAACAAACTTTTGAATCTTTGAAAAAAGCGGAAGAGTTGACCAAGTTAAACACAGGTTTGATTCTCAACTTTGCCCTTAATTACGGTGGACGAGCTGAGATTACACAAGCGGTCAAGTTGATTGCACAGGATGTTTTGGATGCTAAGGTGAATCCAGGCGATATTACAGAAGAGTTGATTGGGGAATACCTCTTTACAGGGCATTTGCCTAAGGTCTTGCGCGACCCGGACTTAATCATTCGAACGAGTGGAGAGCTTCGCTTGAGCAATTTCTTGCCTTGGCAAGCAGCTTATAGTGAACTTTATTTCACAGATGTTTTGTGGCCTGACTTTGATGAGGAAGCTTTGAAAGAAGCTATTGCAGAGTATAATCGCCGCAATCGTCGATTTGGAGGAGTATAG
- a CDS encoding phosphatidate cytidylyltransferase codes for MKKDLLKRTIFAALALAIFIPLLVIGGLWLQIAMGLLAMLGVNELLQMKGLNTMTPEGLLTLLATFALTIPLENYLTFLPVDGNVVAYGVVIFTMLGCTVFSKNYTIEDAVYPIAMSFYVGFGFNALVDARIAGLDKALLALCIVWATDSGAYLVGMNFGKRRLAPRVSPNKSIEGAFGGILAAMLVTLIFMLVDSTVALPYGIYKMMLFAIFFSIAGQLGDLIESAMKRHFGVKDSGFFIPGHGGVLDRFDSMLAVFPIMHLFGLF; via the coding sequence ATGAAAAAGGACTTATTAAAGAGGACCATATTTGCCGCTCTGGCATTAGCAATCTTTATCCCACTCTTGGTGATTGGTGGGCTTTGGTTACAGATTGCTATGGGACTTCTAGCTATGCTAGGGGTGAACGAGTTGCTTCAGATGAAAGGGTTAAACACCATGACTCCTGAGGGGTTGCTGACCTTGTTAGCGACTTTCGCACTGACAATCCCCCTAGAAAACTACTTGACATTTTTACCTGTAGATGGGAATGTTGTCGCATATGGTGTTGTGATTTTTACCATGTTAGGTTGCACTGTTTTTAGCAAGAATTATACCATTGAAGATGCTGTATACCCGATTGCTATGAGTTTCTATGTTGGTTTTGGATTCAATGCTTTAGTGGATGCTCGAATCGCAGGTTTGGATAAAGCTCTCTTGGCCCTCTGTATCGTATGGGCAACTGATAGTGGTGCTTACTTGGTCGGAATGAATTTCGGTAAGAGAAGATTGGCTCCGAGAGTCTCTCCGAACAAATCAATCGAGGGAGCCTTTGGTGGAATTTTAGCTGCCATGCTTGTCACTCTTATCTTTATGTTAGTGGATAGTACGGTTGCCCTTCCTTATGGCATTTACAAAATGATGCTCTTTGCCATTTTCTTTAGTATTGCAGGTCAATTGGGTGACTTGATTGAGAGTGCCATGAAACGCCATTTTGGAGTCAAGGATTCAGGCTTCTTTATCCCAGGCCATGGTGGAGTACTGGATCGCTTTGATTCTATGTTGGCTGTTTTCCCTATTATGCACCTCTTTGGCTTATTTTAA
- the rseP gene encoding RIP metalloprotease RseP, with amino-acid sequence MLGLLTFILVFGIIVVVHEFGHFYFAKKSGIFVREFAIGMGPKIFAHIGKDGTAYTIRLLPLGGYVRMAGWGEDTTEIKTGTPVSLTLAEDGKVKRINLSGKKVDQTALPMQVTQYDFEDKLFITGLVLEEEKTFSVDHDATIVEADGTEVRIAPLDVQYQNATVWGKLITNFAGPMNNFILGVIVFWILIFMQGGVRDTQSNNFSIIPDSAIAKAGVENTAQITKVGSHEISNWQDLIQAVEAETKDKTAPVLDVTVSENGTEKQVSVTPEENQGRYILGVQPRLKSDIWSMFVGGFTSAADSALRILNALKSLIFQPDLNKLGGPVAIFKASSDAAKNGLENVLFFLAMISINIGIFNLIPIPALDGGKIVLNIIEAIRRKPLKQEIETYVTLVGVVIMVVLMIAVTWNDIMRTFF; translated from the coding sequence ATGTTAGGATTATTAACCTTTATCCTTGTTTTTGGAATTATCGTGGTGGTTCACGAGTTCGGACATTTTTACTTTGCTAAGAAGTCTGGCATTTTCGTTCGTGAATTTGCCATCGGAATGGGTCCAAAAATCTTTGCCCATATCGGGAAAGATGGGACAGCTTACACGATTCGTCTCCTACCGCTTGGTGGGTATGTCCGCATGGCAGGTTGGGGCGAGGATACCACAGAGATTAAGACAGGAACTCCTGTTAGTTTAACTTTGGCTGAAGATGGCAAGGTGAAGCGCATCAATCTTTCTGGTAAGAAGGTCGACCAAACGGCTCTTCCGATGCAGGTAACCCAATATGACTTTGAGGATAAACTCTTTATCACAGGTCTGGTTTTGGAAGAGGAGAAGACCTTCTCTGTAGACCATGATGCAACTATCGTGGAAGCTGACGGAACGGAAGTTCGTATCGCTCCGCTAGATGTTCAGTATCAAAATGCGACTGTCTGGGGCAAGTTGATTACCAACTTTGCAGGTCCTATGAATAACTTTATTCTAGGAGTTATCGTCTTTTGGATTTTGATTTTCATGCAGGGTGGCGTTCGTGATACGCAAAGCAATAACTTTAGTATCATCCCTGATAGCGCGATTGCTAAGGCCGGTGTTGAAAATACTGCCCAAATCACTAAAGTCGGTTCACACGAAATTAGTAACTGGCAAGATTTGATTCAGGCTGTTGAAGCAGAGACCAAGGACAAAACAGCACCTGTATTGGATGTAACAGTCTCTGAAAATGGAACTGAGAAGCAAGTCAGTGTGACCCCTGAGGAAAACCAAGGTCGCTATATTCTAGGTGTTCAACCGAGACTCAAATCAGATATCTGGTCTATGTTTGTAGGTGGATTTACTAGTGCGGCTGACTCAGCCTTGCGCATTCTCAATGCATTGAAGAGCTTGATTTTCCAGCCTGATTTGAATAAATTGGGTGGACCTGTTGCTATCTTTAAGGCAAGTAGTGATGCTGCTAAAAATGGTCTTGAGAATGTTTTGTTCTTCTTGGCTATGATTTCCATCAATATCGGTATTTTCAACTTGATTCCTATCCCGGCACTAGACGGTGGTAAAATCGTGCTCAACATCATCGAAGCCATTCGCCGTAAACCGCTGAAACAAGAAATTGAAACCTATGTTACTCTAGTTGGAGTTGTGATTATGGTTGTCTTGATGATCGCCGTGACTTGGAACGACATCATGCGTACCTTCTTTTAA
- a CDS encoding proline--tRNA ligase, producing MKQSKMLIPTLREMPSDAQVISHALMLRAGYVRQVSAGVYSYLPLANRVIEKAKNIMRQEFDKIGAVEMLAPALLSADLWRESGRYETYGEDLYKLKNREKSDFILGPTHEETFTAIVRDSVKSYKQLPLNLYQIQPKYRDEKRPRNGLLRTREFIMKDGYSFHANYDSLDVTYDEYKAAYERIFTRSGLDFKAIIGDGGAMGGKDSQEFMAITPARTDLDRWVVLDKSVASFDEIPSEVQEEIKAELLKWMVSGEDTIAYSSESSYAANLEMATNAYKPSNRVVTEDQVARVETPGVKSIDEVAAFLNVSEEQTIKTLVYIADEEPVVALLVGNDQLNEVKLKNYLGADFLEPATEAEVKELLGADFGSLGPVNLPENVKIIADRKVQDSRNAVVGANEDGYHLTGVNPGRDFTAEYVDIREVREGEISPDGQGVLNFARGIEIGHIFKLGTRYSASMGADVLDENGRAIPIIMGCYGIGVSRLLSAVMEQHARLFVNKTPKGEYRYAWGINFPKELAPFDVHLIPVNVKDEESLALTNRIEEALVNKGYEVLTDDRNERVGVKFSDSDLIGLPIRITVGKKAADGIVEVKIKATGDTIEVHTDNLLETLEILTNK from the coding sequence ATGAAACAAAGTAAAATGCTTATTCCAACGCTTCGCGAAATGCCAAGCGATGCTCAAGTTATCAGCCACGCCCTTATGTTGCGTGCTGGTTATGTTCGCCAAGTATCAGCAGGTGTTTATTCTTACCTACCACTTGCTAACCGTGTAATCGAAAAAGCCAAGAACATCATGCGTCAAGAATTTGACAAGATTGGTGCAGTTGAGATGTTGGCTCCAGCCCTTCTCAGTGCGGACCTTTGGCGTGAATCTGGTCGTTATGAGACTTACGGTGAAGACTTGTACAAATTAAAAAATCGTGAGAAGTCAGACTTTATCTTGGGTCCAACTCATGAAGAAACCTTTACAGCTATTGTCCGTGATTCTGTTAAGTCTTACAAGCAATTACCACTGAATCTCTACCAAATCCAGCCTAAGTATCGTGATGAAAAACGTCCACGTAATGGACTTCTTCGGACCCGTGAGTTCATCATGAAAGACGGCTATAGCTTCCACGCTAACTACGATAGCTTGGATGTTACTTATGATGAGTACAAGGCAGCCTACGAGCGTATCTTCACTCGTAGTGGCTTGGACTTTAAAGCCATCATCGGTGACGGTGGAGCAATGGGTGGTAAGGACAGTCAAGAGTTTATGGCCATCACACCTGCTCGTACAGACCTTGATCGTTGGGTGGTATTGGATAAATCTGTCGCATCATTTGACGAGATTCCGTCTGAAGTGCAAGAAGAAATCAAGGCTGAATTGCTGAAATGGATGGTTTCTGGTGAAGATACAATCGCCTACTCAAGTGAGTCAAGCTATGCAGCTAACTTGGAAATGGCAACTAACGCATACAAACCAAGCAACCGCGTTGTGACTGAAGATCAAGTAGCTCGCGTGGAAACACCAGGTGTCAAATCAATTGATGAAGTTGCTGCTTTCTTGAATGTCTCTGAAGAGCAAACAATCAAGACCTTGGTTTATATCGCAGACGAGGAGCCAGTTGTTGCCCTACTCGTTGGCAATGACCAACTCAATGAAGTCAAATTGAAAAACTACCTTGGAGCAGACTTCTTGGAACCTGCAACTGAGGCAGAAGTGAAAGAATTGTTGGGAGCGGACTTTGGTTCACTTGGCCCAGTCAATCTTCCAGAAAATGTCAAGATTATCGCAGACCGCAAGGTGCAAGATAGTCGCAATGCTGTTGTAGGTGCTAACGAAGATGGTTACCATTTGACTGGTGTCAACCCAGGCCGTGATTTCACTGCTGAGTATGTGGATATTCGTGAAGTTCGTGAAGGTGAAATTTCTCCTGACGGACAAGGCGTTCTCAACTTTGCACGTGGTATCGAGATTGGTCACATTTTCAAACTTGGGACTCGCTACTCAGCAAGTATGGGAGCAGATGTCTTGGATGAAAATGGTCGTGCGATTCCAATTATCATGGGATGTTATGGTATCGGTGTCAGCCGTCTCCTTTCAGCAGTCATGGAACAACACGCTCGCCTCTTTGTCAATAAAACTCCAAAAGGTGAATACCGTTATGCTTGGGGAATCAACTTCCCTAAAGAATTGGCGCCATTTGATGTGCACTTGATTCCAGTTAATGTCAAGGATGAAGAAAGTCTTGCATTGACAAATCGTATCGAAGAAGCTTTGGTAAATAAAGGCTACGAAGTCTTGACGGATGACCGTAACGAACGTGTCGGTGTTAAATTTAGCGATAGCGACTTGATTGGTCTTCCAATCCGTATCACTGTAGGTAAAAAAGCAGCTGATGGCATCGTAGAAGTCAAGATCAAGGCGACAGGAGATACAATCGAAGTTCACACAGATAACTTGCTTGAAACCCTTGAAATCCTAACAAATAAATAA